In Armatimonadota bacterium, the sequence AATGCTCGCGTCCAAGGGCGTGCAGTCAGTGTTGATCGGAACCGACTCCGCCGCCGATGTCGCCGCCGCCTCAGAAGTCGTCGCCGCGTGCCCAACGCCGGTTGTAAATCTCCTGGGCAAAACCTCCATTCGCGAACTGGTGGCGTTGATCCACTTATCGAACGCTCACATCGGTGGAGACACCGGTAGCACTCACATCGCCGCCGCCCTCTCCGTACCCGCCATCGGCCTGTACTCCATCACCAAACCTTCCCGAACATGCCCCTATGGTCAAATCCACCGGTGCCACTACTCGGAAACGGGCCTCAGTGATATCATGCCTGGTGACGTCTACAAGACTGTCTGGGAGGCATTTGGATGACCATCGAAGAGTTACAAGCCAAGCGCGGCAAATCCGTAGTAGTGTTCACTAATGGCGTCTTCGATATTCTCCATGCTGGCCACGTCGACTATCTGGAAAAAGCGCGAGCATTGGGAGATTACTTAGTAGTAGCTTTGAATACTGATAGAAGCGTTTCGAGACTTAAGGGACCAACCAGACCAATCAATCACTTGGCCGATCGCGTGCGCGTGATCGGAGCCCTGCGGTGCGTTGATTGCGTGGTGACCTTCTCCGAAGACACCCCCGAACGGATTATCGCTGCGATCCGCCCCAATATCCATGTCAAGGGAGGCGACTACACGGTGGAATCCCTCCCCGAATCAAAGATCGTCCATAGTTACGGCGGAAAAGTCGTGATCTTTCCTCTCCTCGAGGGACGATCCTCCACCCGCGTTATCCAGAAACTAGACCGAGAATGAGCGTCTTCGACTACTCCAAGCGGCGATGGCTGTTCTGTATGACCCATCCCGACGATGAAATCTCCATCTGCCTGTGGATGAAGAAGCTGATCGACAATGGCAACGAAGTCTTCGTCTCTTGGACGCACTCCACCCCGGTGCGT encodes:
- the rfaE2 gene encoding D-glycero-beta-D-manno-heptose 1-phosphate adenylyltransferase yields the protein MTIEELQAKRGKSVVVFTNGVFDILHAGHVDYLEKARALGDYLVVALNTDRSVSRLKGPTRPINHLADRVRVIGALRCVDCVVTFSEDTPERIIAAIRPNIHVKGGDYTVESLPESKIVHSYGGKVVIFPLLEGRSSTRVIQKLDRE